A window of Schistocerca cancellata isolate TAMUIC-IGC-003103 chromosome 1, iqSchCanc2.1, whole genome shotgun sequence genomic DNA:
ATATCAGagcaatgtttggcccattttaggagaatcgaacaagattttttgcaccggtttgcgcccacagatgaaacttggatgcactactataccccagaggcaaagcgacagtcaaagcagtggaaacatgctgaatctctgtcaccaaagaaagcaaagacaattccttcggcagggaaggtcatggcatcagtgttctgggatgcaaaggggattctgtttgtagattatctccccactggccaAACCATTACTGGGCAATACTATGCTACCCTCCTGCGCAAATTACAACAAAAGATTcatgaaaaaaggccaggtttagcaaggaggaaagtcatcttccatcaagacaatgtgccgtcgccatggcaaaattacacgaactaaggtattaattgttgccacacccaccttattcacctgatatggctctgtcagacttccatctcttcccaaaactgaaattttttcttggtggacaaagattcacttctaACGAAGAATTGATTGCCagtgttgacaactattttgcaggcctggaggaaactcattgtcaagatgggatcaaggcactggaacatcgttggaccaagtactttaatctacaaggagattacattgaaaaataaaaaaaaaaaagtttaagtgatggaagtactttttttctattccattctgagaacttttcaaaccaccctcatatgttcagtaaactagataaaaaatcagtagtttaatatctcaacgaggaacttgaaacttccagcacagggcaggggcatgtagaggaactgtggctcaagtttaaaagaatagttaaccaAACACTGATTGGGTACACACCCAGTAGACAGTTCAtaacaggagggaacctccatagtatacagtcactgtgaagaaaccttaagaggaacagagattactgcctaataggtgtaaaacaaagtgttggACTatggatagagagatgctgaatgaaatgcaattggctgtcaagagaacaatgcatgatgccttcggTGACTACCgtaacagaatattgtcaagtgatctttcatagaaaccaaagaaattctggttgaatgtaaaggctgttagtggcaccaaagttagtgtgaaGTCCCTAGTGAATAAGACAGGAACTGAATTTCATGATAGCAGAACaagagctgaaatgcttaactctgttttcaaatgttcctttacaaaggataaCCCAGGAGACTTGCCTCAATTTAATCATCATACCACTGGAAAGTTGGattaaataagtattagtgtcagcgtGTTGAGAAATGGGAAAAAGtcattaaaattaaacaaagctccaggccccaatgcAATCTCTGTCAGCTTCTGTACTTAATTTGCAGCTGAGCTAGCCCGTCTTCttgctataatctattgtagatacctcaaacagaaaactgtgcaaagtagttggaagaaagcaaaggCCACACCCCTCTACAGGAGTGGTAGTAGAAGTAatgcacaaaactaccgtccagtatccttgccATCAATTTgaggtagaatcttagaacatgttctgagctcaaacataatgaggtatcttgaacagaatgacctcctcaatgccaaccatcaCGGATTTCGAAAACACTGATCATATGAAACTCAACTTcacttttctcacttgatatactgaaagctttgaatcatGGCAGTCAGATAgatacagtattttttttaattctaaaaagtatttgactcagtaccacacatatgCTTATAGTCAAAGTAGCGTCATATGCGGcaacaagtgaaatttgtgactagattgaggatttTCTGATAGGGAGGGCACAGCATGTTATCGTGGCTGGagtgtcatcgtcagatgtagaagtaacttcgggtgtgccacagggaagtgtattgtgactcttgctgttcatgttctatattaatgaccttggagacaattttaatagtaaaatcaggttttttgcagatgataaagttatctataatgaagtactatctgaaagaagccacataaatactcagtcagatcttgataagatttcaaaatggtgcagagattggcaacttgctttacatgTTCACATATGTAAAATTTGcacttaacaaaatgaaaaaaatttctatGCTATGAatataataccaatgagtcactgttggaatcagtaactacaaatacctgggtgtaacacttcttAGGAATACGAAATAGGTTCTGTCTGAGGTAAAGCAGGtattagactttggtttattggtagaataccgggGAAGTGGAATCAATCTACAAAAAAGAATACTTACAAATCACTGgcgcaaccagttctagaatattgctccagtgtgtgggagccataccagataggactaacagaggatactgaatgcatacagagaagggcagcacaaatagtcacagatttgtttaatccaagggagagtgtcacagagatactgaactggctcttgaagacagatgtaaactatactGAGAAAGTCTATTGACAAAAgtccaagaaccagctttaaataattactctaggaatataccgcAACTccccacatagggatcgtgaggataagattagaataattactgcacacacagaggcattcaaacagtcagtcttcccacactccatatgtgaacggaacaggaagaaaccctaataactggtaaaattaAACACCCGTCtccacctcacggtggtttgctgagtatagatgtagaatgaACGGATGCTAATGATACCTCTGTGCTGCTGTTGTGTGTTCCCACGTGCCATACATTAATCATACTACAGGCAAGTGGCTGACATTTCCCCCTTTTGTGCAATACCTCACAGTTTTCAGGAGAATAACATTGGATCAAGTCAACAATGATCAACTAAAACCATCATTTGAAGACTACAGGTGAATTTTGTGAAACCTGTCTCAGTACATAATTCTTAGCAACTGTTCAATCCTAAATTACCCACTACTAACATGAAATAGTTACGGTCATCATGTTTAAAAGAATTTCTTTCCTTGGCTTGTGCTGTCAGTCTTATTGTTGTTAAGCATACAACAAATCTTGTCTTACTCTAGTGGACCTTATTCTGTTTTCAATGTAAGTATATAAATTCCAGATTGTAATAGAATGTCATATTCTTGTGCCATTCACAACATATGATTTAGAAGTTTTTAAACTacttgtattgtttcatttgtaagACAATTTTCAAAATGGAACATGATTAGGTTGCACAATACATGATATTATCCACTTACTCTACATATATTGTGCAACCATTGCAATGAACCAGGCATTTAGTTAGCCTGCCATCCACCAAGTAACTCACATTAGACCCTGTACAACTGTTTTCCATTTAATAGCCACAAAATAGTACTGTCGCCAGTTTACAACCTGGCAATAAATCCTAAGAAATGCGCTATAACTTCATCCAGCATCAAAATGGCTTTAGCTTCTATACATTCTAATTCTCACTGTTTCTACTTAATCTCGCTCATATGAGATTTCTACTCTGACAACAAATGCTACATTGGTGCGAGGAGCTCATATTACAATATGATGAGTTGTTCCAATTACTAGAAGATAAGTGTGCTCTGTATGAAATGAAAAATCTGCCATTTGGTACATATACATTCAATATTTTTTACCATTTACTACAGTTTTGTCGGTTTCCAATTTCATAACTGAAGCTCCACTATATTAAATATCAGCAGTTAAGCATGATAAAATATAAGATATATGCTATGATGCCTAGTGTGGAGGCATACATAAACTTATTATCAACAACAGTGTTGTTGACCCCCATCACTGTGGCTGCTGTTTATAGATGGAAGTCATGCATGGCTGTAGAATAATGATGTTCTCGGACATTTAAATACCTTCTCACTATTAATTTATTACCAGGTATGTTTAGTAACATTTTTTTGTCAAATGCTGCATCCTAGTATTATATGAATTAGATCATTATTATCTATACAACTGAGAGGAAGATGATAACAGTTCTTTTTCATGTTACTTCTTCTATTACCAATATTTGGCAAAATGAGAATGGGAATGATCTTTTCCTAATATGGTAAGTAACTGTCTATTACGTGCAATCTAGTTTTCATTAAGTTTCTTATTTACAATAACAATTATATGGACAGATTCAGTTTGTGGGAGTCTGCACTACACACATAGTCAAATAACTATGCCTTTTTAAATTGTTCACTACTTGCCACATTTCATGCGACAAAATATGTGAAAGAAACAAACTCAGAGCCGaacatatattaaaaactgtattaTTAAAAACATGAATACTCCAAGAATTACACAATTATACTTCACACTGTTTCTCAGCCATACAAATTGTATGGACTGATGACGTTTAGTTATTTATAATTATAGGTATTTGCACTGAGAGTTAATATGgtagttaatgttgttgttgttgtggtcttcagtcctgagactggtttgatgcagctctccatgctactctatcctgtgcaagcttcttcatctcccagtacctactgcaacctacatccttctgaatctgcttagtgtattcatctcttggtctccccctatgatttttaccctccacgctgccctccaatactaaattggtgatcccttgatgcctcagaacatgtcctaccaacatatATTCATATATTACACATATTCATATATTCATATTCATGTGGATATAAGCTACTCTTTTCTTGTGTATTTTCAAACTACAAATATTAAACTGTCATGATCcttaactgaaatattttatttatgataaaatattcactgaacaaaaaatttatcacaggttaaaactgtttgctgtACTGGGGTATAAGCCAGGTCTACTGAACATACTCTTCCATGTCATAAAACTGGGCACATGGACAGTTTCAATTTGTCACAAATGTTCAACAAAGTGACTCCTCTCATGCAGAGGAAGCACTGAGAATTAGACCAGAACATATGATGAACACTGCAGTTCAGTCATCAATTGCATCCTTGGTGTAATATTTATGTATGATTTGAATAAACACTGCTACAAAGAAACAACACAAGTCTGAAATATGAATTTTAATTTGTATCATTTTTTTCATATGACTGTCAAATGCTTAAATCTTTGGTTCTATAGTACACCCTCTGAAGTAATAATGAAATGGAATAGCAGGGTGGAGCTGCAAGCTGGTTCACAGAGTTTCCATGGGCCACTGAGCAGGAAGAGCACTTGCACCAGGTTCAAATCTCAGTCATCCACAGCAGCCTCTGATTTTATCAGGAACAGCTTTCTTGCTGACATTTACTATTGATGACTGAATCCACTGCATTCATTCTTTATTTGATACATAAACATGATCAAACAACTACCTGGAAGAGTAAGCTTGTGTGGGCTATATGAGCTCTTTAATGCAGATCTTTAACCATATTAGCCAAACTACTTTAtctcatcatttaaataaaaatttcagtctTCTGTTAGATTTCATCTTCTGAACAGTTGCAGTAGCAGAGAGAGATGCACATATTCTTTTAAGTTAACAAAGTACTGTTAGCCATGTCTAACACAAAGTAAGGCAGTGAGATATGTCACCTTGCACATTTTTAACCAAAATCCTGACACACTTTAGACGGTTTGTGTATTTGTTGTCATTATTGCTTTACCCTCAGGGCATGATTTCATCTTATTGTAGGTCACTGGAAATAGTACTTACAGTGTCACTGAGAACTCAAATCAAGAGAGAGCGATTACTCTTTCAGTACTTCATTTGATACAGAACACACTAAAGCATAATGAATAGTATGTGCCCCATCCCCTTTTTCTTTTGCCTGTGTGGATGTAATATATTACTGATTCATTCCAAGTGAGTCATAAATGTCCTTAATATGGTGAACCATTAAAACTGTCTCATTACGAATGAGTTCTGGACAGGTAGTTAAATCATTTGCTGCTTGCCCTAAGAACAAATGGTATTACAGATAACAGAAGCAGACACCCTAAGTAATTTTACTACGAACGATTAGTCACGATTGCTTCGCCATCAAAGTAAAGTGTATTTGTGTAACAGGACTTGTGGAAACTGCCACTGACAAACAATGACAAAATAACATCTTAAGAAGCAGAAGCACTTTTAATGCTTCACACATTTTAATAACTAAACTGTAGCAGTGTGGATGTTTTTTCCTTCATATTTCACATAGTAAATCAGCCAAGGCCCAACAGCATCTATGAATAAAAGAAATACTAACTTTAATAACAGCTTTGTCCAACTTGCATTTGTTAGCCAGAGGTGGGGTAACATTGTATACTGCAAACAGATCAAAGTCTTTACAGCTCAGTAAGCTCCTATCTACATCTGTGATGAAAACAGGCAGCAACCCAtcaaattaccaagcaatgcttGAAAATTGtctttttcattcactgtttttctttttggtttttaaatactgAACATTGAAGTAGAAGATCTGTTTACATGTTGTCCTACCACGGGAAGCTTTTACTCATACATAAATAATTCACATGTGCGTGTATAGCTGTAGTGCTATTCACAACTGGCGGCAGTTATTAGGTGCCCATGAAACAAACTCGTAGTTATCAGCATTGTGATACCAGCTAATATAAAAAGCACCAGGGCTACTTTCTGTGTGTGGAACAAGCAGTTTTCTCTTCCATATGCTCTGGCTATTTATTTACAAAAGCCACAACTCATTTTTACTTTTGTTCCCACAGAAGTATTTGAAATTTCACTACTAAAACTACAGATTTCTTCTCTATTATAGGACCAATAATACACTATTCTGTATCAAAGCTTTCTTTTTATTCACATTATGACCATAATGCACATCACAAAATTAAATACAACATGCAATTGCGATATAAAAATCTCATTCTCCAATTGTTGGAAGACGAATTGTAAGTTACGCCTGTATATTAAATTATTACTTAATTATTgagctgttttcaatttttcatgtacGCATATATATTAAGTACAACATCTATAGTACAGACtaggatttcacatacatttcatttcataatgatATTCGCTTCATTATGTACAATTAATTCACAATTCTACTAGGAAAATAGTGAATGTTCATAAAATTGAAAGATAAAAGCACTTGGGTGATGTGTCTGCTTACGAAgtgtgataaaattttacttttttggacTGTGTCAATGAGCTAAATTGACAAAACTTCCTAACAATTTGGATATGGCCAGTAAATCAAATGGCAATTTTAGTCTTACAATCAGAGTGTCCTTCTCATACAAAACCTACACAATGTCCATAATTCATTGTGCACAGCAAACAGCTATCAAGAACTTGCTTCTGTGCTCTAGTGACTGATCACAATTCTAGTACTAATTACTGAATTTCAAATGCACTCGCAGAGCACTAGATGCCATCTTTCTGCTGTTACTTGAACGCACATAATAAGTTCTGCATATCAAAATAGACAACTTTGTAGAAAATATGTATTGTAAAAAACCATGGAGGGAATAATTTATGTAATACAATTACACTTAAATCAGAAGACGAGAATACAAAACACATTATAAAGCAGCAGTCTTCCTGACTACAAATTAGGCGACACCTAAGAACAGGATGCAGCCATCGACCGTGCAGGAAGGTTCAAGCAGACCTCACGGAGAGAGGAGTAGCAGACGGAGGCCCGTGCCGACAAGCGGCGAGGCGCGCCATCACAAAGACACGAGCTTTGCAGGAACAGCATCTGGAGAAGCTAAGTCGGCACTGTTGCGTTGCTGGCTTGAGCAAGAGGGAATGAGAGGTGCTGACACAGGCGTGAGGCCGGTTCCCCCTTCCATAAGAGAATCAAAGTTGAATGGCATTCCAGCTGAAGGTGTAGTGACAGGAACACCTGCGACCTCAGACACAGATGCTGCCACTTTCAGTGTCCCAGCAGCGGGGGTGAAAGCGGCCGCTACAGGCAACGAGTTTGGCCTCGGCGGCTTGGCTACACCACCGGTACCTGCAACAGGCCCCGGCAGTGACGGTTCTGGTGCTAATCGTTTGGCTGGAGGTGGTCCGTGAGGATCCTCATCCGTTTCACTTTTCACGCACATCTCCTCACTGACTGATGTCGGCGGACGATAATCGAACGGCTTGACATCGAGAGGTGAGCACGATCCAGCTGTTCCATTCAGTCGGCAGTGTCTCTGGTGAGCTTCCAATAAGAACTCTAAGTCTTCTTTCTGTTGCGTAAGTTGCTGAATTTCCAATTGTAAACCTTGTTTCTTCTGCTCCAGCCCCTCTGTTTCCTGTAAGAAGAGAAAGACATTTCACATCTTTGTTCCACATTTTATGTGAAGAAAAGATAATACACTTGAACTAAAAACTTATGATAAACTTCATTTAGTTTAAGGAGTTTTGCTTAAGAGCGGTTACATGAAGTAAGAAAACGGGGTTTCTTAAATTGAGGGGAAGAAAGTACCTGCAATAAAGCATTTGTATGATCCAGTCTCCTCTTTCGGCATCTGGCAGCAGCCATTTTGTTTCGTTCACGCCTCACACGTCTTCTCTCCTCCTCCTCAGGCGAAATCTAGAAAAGGAAGGATTAACATTAGCATTCTTTTAACAAATTGATGGCTGTCATTATGTCTTTTGGAGTTAATACACCATATTTTTGTGCAactttatttgaatattttttttgttagctcaagagatgaaaacactaaccCCAGTATTTTTCGTCGGCCGCCGCCCGCCTACGTTGCGACGTGGAGCTGCAGTAACACTAGCAGCAGTGACTGGAATTGTAGCAGTGGTGGCCACTGTTGTTGGTAATACTGAAGCAGTTGTAACAACAGTGGGACGAGCAGCTTGTTGACCCACATCTGCTTGCCATGCGGGTTTGCTTTCCAAGAGACTCATGTATGTGCCGCCAActaaagttaaaaaaattaaaatacaattaagtcttttaaaaagtaatttcaCAGTTTCAGTAAAAGGGAATACAAAATTTCTGAGTCATCAAATATTAGTGATATTCAGTGGAAAATTACAACTGTCTACAGATAGGAGGAGGACACAGCAGTGAGCACTCAGAGATCTTACttttgaaagaaattaaaaagagacTGATGGCAATATTGAAGGAGACTGATGGCAATACAGACAAATTAAGGATGCACAGAAACCAATGCACTGAATTGCATAGTTTGAAATATCTGGTTAATCAACTACAGTATAATGATAGTGAAGGAGAGCCCTATTCATGGCGACTGCAGTATAATGATAGTGAAGAAGAGCCCTGTTCGTGGAATGCAGTACATtgcattacatgaaaaagaaacaaaactgtgTAGTAAAGAAACATTTAGCAATGCTTGACACTATTAGTCTAttaaaatgtgaaacttcctggtaaattaaaactgtgtgccagatcgagattcgatctcgggacctttgccttttgcgggcaagtgctctaccaactgagctacccaagaacgattcacgccccatcctcacagctttaatcccgccagtatcttgtctcctctgCAGAGAGACAATTTCATTCTAGAATTAAAATTTGAATGTTCGTGATGACAAGCAATGAGAGTAGAATCTAGTACCATTGAAGGTTAAAGAAATTAACAGGAAAATGCGCAGAACTGTCAAATTTGCCTAAAATATCATTCACTTTCACTTATCAGTCCAAAACTATAACATTAAAATAGTACAATATTTCTAATTTACACACCTTGTGATACTGGCTGCACAACGGGAGGGACGAAGCCAGCCTCGTTTTGATGAGAGCTGACCTCACACTCCAGGTCAATCAATGTCTGTTCAATATTACGTAGTGTGGTGGGAGTCAGTGTAGCTGTAGTTCTTGTAGGTACACCAGAGTTCAGGCCATCCAGAGTGACAAACTGGAAAGAGGAAAAG
This region includes:
- the LOC126175091 gene encoding transcription factor kayak isoform X2, yielding MYSAGNSVHSSDSDSQDSRLSTTDFFMPVANGGDVITPTTFVTLDGLNSGVPTRTTATLTPTTLRNIEQTLIDLECEVSSHQNEAGFVPPVVQPVSQVGGTYMSLLESKPAWQADVGQQAARPTVVTTASVLPTTVATTATIPVTAASVTAAPRRNVGGRRPTKNTGISPEEEERRRVRRERNKMAAARCRKRRLDHTNALLQETEGLEQKKQGLQLEIQQLTQQKEDLEFLLEAHQRHCRLNGTAGSCSPLDVKPFDYRPPTSVSEEMCVKSETDEDPHGPPPAKRLAPEPSLPGPVAGTGGVAKPPRPNSLPVAAAFTPAAGTLKVAASVSEVAGVPVTTPSAGMPFNFDSLMEGGTGLTPVSAPLIPSCSSQQRNSADLASPDAVPAKLVSL
- the LOC126175091 gene encoding transcription factor kayak isoform X1; amino-acid sequence: MNLDLMPQLVPLSSQVLDREDDQLLTMYSDWSRNSDKQRMFVTLDGLNSGVPTRTTATLTPTTLRNIEQTLIDLECEVSSHQNEAGFVPPVVQPVSQVGGTYMSLLESKPAWQADVGQQAARPTVVTTASVLPTTVATTATIPVTAASVTAAPRRNVGGRRPTKNTGISPEEEERRRVRRERNKMAAARCRKRRLDHTNALLQETEGLEQKKQGLQLEIQQLTQQKEDLEFLLEAHQRHCRLNGTAGSCSPLDVKPFDYRPPTSVSEEMCVKSETDEDPHGPPPAKRLAPEPSLPGPVAGTGGVAKPPRPNSLPVAAAFTPAAGTLKVAASVSEVAGVPVTTPSAGMPFNFDSLMEGGTGLTPVSAPLIPSCSSQQRNSADLASPDAVPAKLVSL
- the LOC126175091 gene encoding transcription factor kayak isoform X3, yielding MEPIDLSSLIPPELWFQQFVTLDGLNSGVPTRTTATLTPTTLRNIEQTLIDLECEVSSHQNEAGFVPPVVQPVSQVGGTYMSLLESKPAWQADVGQQAARPTVVTTASVLPTTVATTATIPVTAASVTAAPRRNVGGRRPTKNTGISPEEEERRRVRRERNKMAAARCRKRRLDHTNALLQETEGLEQKKQGLQLEIQQLTQQKEDLEFLLEAHQRHCRLNGTAGSCSPLDVKPFDYRPPTSVSEEMCVKSETDEDPHGPPPAKRLAPEPSLPGPVAGTGGVAKPPRPNSLPVAAAFTPAAGTLKVAASVSEVAGVPVTTPSAGMPFNFDSLMEGGTGLTPVSAPLIPSCSSQQRNSADLASPDAVPAKLVSL